From Cervus elaphus chromosome 33, mCerEla1.1, whole genome shotgun sequence, the proteins below share one genomic window:
- the STEAP3 gene encoding metalloreductase STEAP3 isoform X1, translated as MESGQLAGRAPALGCSESLDMEDSPLHPQSATRTSGKMDKPLISHQLVDSDGSLAEAPSEVPKVGILGSGDFARSLATRLLGSGFSVVVGSRNPKRMAGLFPSAARVTFQEEAVGSPEVIFVAMFREHYSTLCGLSDQLAGKILVDVSNPTEREHLQHHESNAEYLASLFPTCAVVKAFNVISAWTLQSGPRDGNRQVPVCSDQPEAKHTVLEMVRAMGFTPVDMGSLASAREVEAMPLRLFPGWKVPALLALGLFIFFYAYNFVRDVLEPYVQEGKNKFYKLPVFVVNTTLPCVAYVLLSLVYLPGVLAAALQLRRGTKYQRFPDWLDHWLQHRKQIGLLSFLCAALHALYSLCLPLRRSHRYDLVNLALKQVLTNKSHLWNEEEVWRMEIYVSLGVLALGMLSLLAVTSLPSIANSLSWREFNLVQSTLGFVALVLSTLHTLTYGWTRAFEESRYKFFLPPTFTLTLLVPCVVILAKGLFLLPCVSRRLTKIRRGWEKDGSVRLTLPVDRALAQKTSHV; from the exons CCACCAGGACATCAGGAAAGATGGACAAGCCGCTCATCAGCCACCAGCTGGTGGACAGTGATGGCAGCCTTGCTGAGGCCCCCAGTGAGGTTCCCAAAGTGGGCATCCTGGGCAGCGGGGACTTTGCCCGCTCCCTGGCCACCCGCCTGCTGGGCTCCGGCTTCAGTGTGGTGGTGGGGAGCCGCAACCCCAAACGCATGGCTGGGCTGTTTCCCTCAGCAGCGCGGGTGACTTTCCAGGAGGAGGCGGTGGGCTCCCCGGAGGTCATCTTCGTGGCTATGTTCCGGGAACACTACTCCACACTGTGTGGCCTCAGTGACCAGTTGGCTGGCAAGATCCTGGTGGACGTGAGCAATCCCACGGAGCGGGAGCACCTTCAGCATCATGAGTCCAATGCTGAGTACCTGGCCTCCCTTTTCCCCACCTGCGCAGTGGTCAAGGCCTTCAATGTCATCTCTGCCTGGACCCTGCAGTCTGGTCCGAGGGATGGAAATAGGCAG gtGCCCGTCTGCAGTGACCAGCCGGAAGCCAAGCACACTGTTTTGGAGATGGTGCGGGCCATGGGCTTCACCCCTGTGGACATGGGGTCCCTGGCCTCAGCCCGGGAGGTGGAGGCCATGCCCCTGCGCCTCTTCCCAGGCTGGAAGGTGCCCGCTCTCCTGGCCCTGGGGCTCTTCATCTTCTTCTACGCCTACAACTTTGTCCGGGACGTGCTGGAGCCCTACGTGCAGGAGGGCAAGAACAAGTTCTACAAGCTGCCCGTGTTCGTGGTCAACACGACCCTGCCCTGCGTGGCCTACGTGCTGCTGTCGCTGGTCTATCTGCCCGGCGTGCTGGCCGCTGCCCTGCAGTTGCGCCGGGGCACCAAATACCAGCGCTTCCCCGACTGGCTGGACCACTGGCTGCAGCACCGCAAGCAGATCGGCCTGCTCAGCTTCCTCTGCGCGGCCCTGCACGCGCTCTACAGCCTCTGCCTGCCGCTGCGCCGCTCCCACCGCTACGACCTGGTCAACCTGGCCCTCAAGCAG GTCTTGACCAATAAAAGTCACCTCTGGAATGAGGAGGAAGTGTGGCGGATGGAGATCTACGTGTCCCTGGGAGTGCTGGCCCTCGGCATGCTGTCCCTGCTGGCTGTCACCTCACTGCCGTCCATCGCGAACTCACTCAGCTGGAGGGAGTTCAACCTTGTCCAG TCCACCCTGGGCTTCGTGGCTCTGGTCCTCAGCACGCTGCACACGCTCACCTACGGCTGGACGCGCGCCTTCGAGGAGAGCCGCTACAAGTTCTTCCTGCCGCCGACCTTCACCCTCACCCTCCTGGTGCCCTGCGTTGTCATCCTGGCCAAAGGCCTGTTTCTCCTGCCGTGCGTCAGCCGCAGACTCACCAAGATCCGGAGGGGCTGGGAGAAGGATGGTTCCGTCAGGCTCACACTGCCAGTGGACCGCGCCCTGGCCCAGAAGACAAGCCACGTGTGA
- the STEAP3 gene encoding metalloreductase STEAP3 isoform X2, with the protein MDKPLISHQLVDSDGSLAEAPSEVPKVGILGSGDFARSLATRLLGSGFSVVVGSRNPKRMAGLFPSAARVTFQEEAVGSPEVIFVAMFREHYSTLCGLSDQLAGKILVDVSNPTEREHLQHHESNAEYLASLFPTCAVVKAFNVISAWTLQSGPRDGNRQVPVCSDQPEAKHTVLEMVRAMGFTPVDMGSLASAREVEAMPLRLFPGWKVPALLALGLFIFFYAYNFVRDVLEPYVQEGKNKFYKLPVFVVNTTLPCVAYVLLSLVYLPGVLAAALQLRRGTKYQRFPDWLDHWLQHRKQIGLLSFLCAALHALYSLCLPLRRSHRYDLVNLALKQVLTNKSHLWNEEEVWRMEIYVSLGVLALGMLSLLAVTSLPSIANSLSWREFNLVQSTLGFVALVLSTLHTLTYGWTRAFEESRYKFFLPPTFTLTLLVPCVVILAKGLFLLPCVSRRLTKIRRGWEKDGSVRLTLPVDRALAQKTSHV; encoded by the exons ATGGACAAGCCGCTCATCAGCCACCAGCTGGTGGACAGTGATGGCAGCCTTGCTGAGGCCCCCAGTGAGGTTCCCAAAGTGGGCATCCTGGGCAGCGGGGACTTTGCCCGCTCCCTGGCCACCCGCCTGCTGGGCTCCGGCTTCAGTGTGGTGGTGGGGAGCCGCAACCCCAAACGCATGGCTGGGCTGTTTCCCTCAGCAGCGCGGGTGACTTTCCAGGAGGAGGCGGTGGGCTCCCCGGAGGTCATCTTCGTGGCTATGTTCCGGGAACACTACTCCACACTGTGTGGCCTCAGTGACCAGTTGGCTGGCAAGATCCTGGTGGACGTGAGCAATCCCACGGAGCGGGAGCACCTTCAGCATCATGAGTCCAATGCTGAGTACCTGGCCTCCCTTTTCCCCACCTGCGCAGTGGTCAAGGCCTTCAATGTCATCTCTGCCTGGACCCTGCAGTCTGGTCCGAGGGATGGAAATAGGCAG gtGCCCGTCTGCAGTGACCAGCCGGAAGCCAAGCACACTGTTTTGGAGATGGTGCGGGCCATGGGCTTCACCCCTGTGGACATGGGGTCCCTGGCCTCAGCCCGGGAGGTGGAGGCCATGCCCCTGCGCCTCTTCCCAGGCTGGAAGGTGCCCGCTCTCCTGGCCCTGGGGCTCTTCATCTTCTTCTACGCCTACAACTTTGTCCGGGACGTGCTGGAGCCCTACGTGCAGGAGGGCAAGAACAAGTTCTACAAGCTGCCCGTGTTCGTGGTCAACACGACCCTGCCCTGCGTGGCCTACGTGCTGCTGTCGCTGGTCTATCTGCCCGGCGTGCTGGCCGCTGCCCTGCAGTTGCGCCGGGGCACCAAATACCAGCGCTTCCCCGACTGGCTGGACCACTGGCTGCAGCACCGCAAGCAGATCGGCCTGCTCAGCTTCCTCTGCGCGGCCCTGCACGCGCTCTACAGCCTCTGCCTGCCGCTGCGCCGCTCCCACCGCTACGACCTGGTCAACCTGGCCCTCAAGCAG GTCTTGACCAATAAAAGTCACCTCTGGAATGAGGAGGAAGTGTGGCGGATGGAGATCTACGTGTCCCTGGGAGTGCTGGCCCTCGGCATGCTGTCCCTGCTGGCTGTCACCTCACTGCCGTCCATCGCGAACTCACTCAGCTGGAGGGAGTTCAACCTTGTCCAG TCCACCCTGGGCTTCGTGGCTCTGGTCCTCAGCACGCTGCACACGCTCACCTACGGCTGGACGCGCGCCTTCGAGGAGAGCCGCTACAAGTTCTTCCTGCCGCCGACCTTCACCCTCACCCTCCTGGTGCCCTGCGTTGTCATCCTGGCCAAAGGCCTGTTTCTCCTGCCGTGCGTCAGCCGCAGACTCACCAAGATCCGGAGGGGCTGGGAGAAGGATGGTTCCGTCAGGCTCACACTGCCAGTGGACCGCGCCCTGGCCCAGAAGACAAGCCACGTGTGA